From Streptomyces sp. NBC_00775, one genomic window encodes:
- a CDS encoding MarR family winged helix-turn-helix transcriptional regulator — protein MNDVKGSPSQEPDPEALTGTLTFRLGTVGTLVGARFTAAVEDLGVKPKHVGLLSVLSSGAPASQQDAARTMGVVPSLVVTLADQLEGLGAIERVRDPDDRRRHRLGLTKEGRALLAECTARARALDAELTAGLSATERDALAHAMGVLAREAGLP, from the coding sequence GTGAACGATGTCAAGGGCTCTCCCTCCCAGGAACCCGACCCCGAGGCACTGACCGGCACCCTCACCTTCCGGCTCGGCACCGTCGGCACCCTGGTCGGCGCCCGTTTCACGGCAGCCGTCGAGGACCTCGGGGTGAAGCCCAAGCACGTAGGGCTGCTCTCCGTGCTCAGCTCCGGAGCGCCCGCGTCGCAGCAGGACGCCGCCCGGACGATGGGCGTCGTGCCCAGCCTGGTGGTGACACTCGCCGACCAGCTCGAAGGCCTGGGCGCCATCGAGCGCGTACGCGATCCGGACGACCGGCGCCGCCACCGGCTCGGGCTGACCAAGGAGGGGCGTGCGCTGCTGGCCGAGTGCACGGCACGCGCGCGTGCCCTCGACGCGGAGCTCACGGCGGGACTGAGCGCGACGGAACGGGACGCGCTCGCCCACGCGATGGGAGTACTGGCACGCGAGGCCGGGCTCCCGTAA
- the ychF gene encoding redox-regulated ATPase YchF produces the protein MSLTIGIVGLPNVGKSTMFNALTKNDVLAANYPFATIEPNVGVVGVPDARLTKLAEIFGSQKILPATVDFVDIAGIVKGASEGEGLGNKFLANIRESDAICQVIRAFKDENVVHVDGKVSPKDDIETINTELILADLQTIEKVLPRLQRESRIKKDIGPKVAAVEAAQAILERGDTLFSAGIVQGSGNEELLHDLHLLTTKPFLYVFNVDEDELVDDAFKAEQSALVAPAEAIFLNAKLEADLAELDEEEAMELLESVGVEEPGMTTLARVGFNTLGLQTYLTAGPKESRAWTIKKGATAPEAAGVIHTDFQKGFIKAEVISFADLVETGSVAEARAKGKARMEGKDYVMQDGDVVEFRFNV, from the coding sequence GTGTCGCTCACGATCGGAATCGTCGGTCTGCCCAATGTCGGCAAGTCGACCATGTTCAACGCCCTGACCAAGAACGACGTGCTCGCGGCCAACTACCCGTTCGCCACGATCGAGCCGAACGTGGGCGTGGTCGGCGTCCCCGACGCGCGGCTGACGAAGCTGGCCGAGATCTTCGGCTCGCAGAAGATCCTCCCCGCCACCGTCGACTTCGTCGACATCGCGGGCATCGTGAAGGGCGCGTCCGAGGGCGAGGGCCTGGGCAACAAGTTCCTCGCGAACATCCGCGAGTCCGACGCCATCTGCCAGGTCATCCGCGCCTTCAAGGACGAGAACGTCGTGCACGTCGACGGCAAGGTCTCGCCCAAGGACGACATCGAGACGATCAACACCGAGCTGATCCTCGCGGACCTCCAGACGATCGAGAAGGTCCTGCCGCGCCTCCAGCGGGAGTCGCGCATCAAGAAGGACATCGGCCCGAAGGTCGCGGCGGTCGAGGCGGCGCAGGCGATCCTGGAGAGGGGCGACACGCTCTTCTCCGCGGGCATCGTCCAGGGCTCCGGCAACGAGGAACTGCTGCACGACCTGCACCTGCTCACCACCAAGCCGTTCCTGTACGTCTTCAACGTGGACGAGGACGAGCTGGTCGACGACGCCTTCAAGGCCGAGCAGAGCGCCCTGGTCGCCCCCGCGGAGGCGATCTTCCTCAACGCCAAGCTGGAGGCGGACCTCGCCGAGCTCGACGAGGAGGAGGCCATGGAGCTCCTGGAGTCGGTCGGCGTCGAGGAGCCCGGCATGACGACCCTGGCCCGCGTCGGCTTCAACACCCTCGGCCTCCAGACGTACCTGACGGCCGGCCCCAAGGAATCCCGCGCCTGGACCATCAAGAAGGGCGCGACCGCCCCCGAGGCCGCCGGTGTCATCCACACCGACTTCCAGAAGGGCTTCATCAAGGCCGAGGTCATCTCCTTCGCGGACCTCGTCGAGACGGGCTCGGTCGCCGAGGCCCGCGCCAAGGGCAAGGCCCGCATGGAGGGCAAGGACTACGTCATGCAGGACGGGGACGTGGTGGAGTTCCGCTTCAACGTGTGA
- a CDS encoding APC family permease, translating to MSGTEPAVDTARTADPEHGLRRSLGFRDLVVYGLLFIAPMAPVGVFGTLDAKSHGAVALVYVVATVAMAFTAFSYAQMVRVVPRAGSVFAYARVGLGRGAGFIAGWMAMLDYLLIPAVAYLFSGIAMNSLVPDVSRWVWTALAVVITTLLNLWGVRAAARVGSLVLAMEIVVLLVFIVSATVMLARDGAHRDWLSPLSGDGTQGAFAMSAVIGGVSVAVLSYLGFDAIATFAEEVTGGSEKVARAVLFCLALAGVLFVAQTYLVALLEPLSSAQLAADPGKQGSAFYDAVDSSVGSWLHNLVAVSKAIGAAFAALAGQAAAGRLVFAMARDRRLPRALARTDSGVPRAALLCAAVITLVAAVWAARRDDGLDKLVSVVDIGALTAFTLLHASVVGWFAVRRLGGPVVWWRHVLIPVVGAAITVAVIVEASGTAQVVGAIWLAVGLAVLIAQRGRGVPQT from the coding sequence ATGTCCGGCACGGAGCCCGCAGTGGACACGGCCCGCACAGCCGACCCGGAACACGGACTGCGGCGCAGCCTCGGCTTCCGGGATCTGGTCGTCTACGGGCTGCTGTTCATCGCCCCCATGGCGCCGGTCGGTGTCTTCGGGACCCTCGACGCCAAGTCGCACGGGGCGGTGGCGCTGGTCTACGTCGTCGCCACGGTCGCCATGGCTTTCACCGCTTTCAGCTACGCCCAGATGGTTCGCGTGGTCCCTCGGGCGGGTTCGGTGTTCGCCTACGCGCGCGTGGGTCTCGGACGAGGGGCCGGATTCATCGCCGGGTGGATGGCGATGCTGGACTATCTGCTCATCCCGGCGGTGGCGTACCTCTTCTCGGGGATCGCCATGAACTCCCTGGTGCCGGACGTCTCCCGGTGGGTGTGGACGGCGCTCGCGGTCGTCATCACGACACTTCTGAACCTCTGGGGTGTACGGGCCGCCGCCCGGGTCGGCTCCCTGGTGCTCGCCATGGAAATCGTGGTCCTTCTTGTCTTCATCGTGTCGGCGACCGTCATGCTCGCGCGCGACGGGGCCCACCGCGACTGGCTGTCGCCGCTGTCCGGCGACGGCACGCAGGGCGCGTTCGCGATGTCGGCGGTGATCGGCGGCGTCTCGGTCGCCGTGCTGTCGTATCTGGGCTTCGACGCGATCGCCACGTTCGCGGAGGAGGTCACGGGGGGCTCGGAGAAGGTGGCCCGGGCGGTCCTGTTCTGTCTGGCGCTGGCGGGTGTGCTGTTCGTCGCCCAGACGTATCTGGTGGCGCTGCTGGAGCCGCTGTCGTCCGCGCAGCTCGCCGCCGATCCCGGCAAGCAGGGGTCGGCCTTCTACGACGCCGTGGACTCCTCGGTCGGTTCGTGGCTGCACAACCTGGTGGCGGTGAGCAAGGCGATCGGTGCGGCGTTCGCGGCGCTCGCCGGGCAGGCCGCGGCGGGGCGTCTCGTCTTCGCGATGGCCCGCGACCGGCGGCTGCCGCGGGCGCTGGCGCGGACCGACTCCGGGGTGCCGCGGGCCGCGCTGCTGTGCGCGGCTGTCATCACGCTGGTGGCCGCGGTGTGGGCCGCGCGGCGGGACGACGGCCTCGACAAGCTGGTGTCGGTCGTCGACATCGGTGCGCTGACCGCGTTCACGTTGCTGCACGCGAGCGTGGTGGGCTGGTTCGCGGTACGGCGGCTGGGCGGGCCGGTGGTGTGGTGGCGGCATGTGCTGATCCCCGTCGTCGGCGCCGCGATCACTGTCGCGGTGATCGTCGAGGCGTCGGGCACGGCCCAGGTGGTGGGCGCGATCTGGCTGGCGGTGGGGTTGGCGGTGCTCATCGCGCAGCGGGGGCGGGGCGTGCCGCAGACGTGA
- the xseA gene encoding exodeoxyribonuclease VII large subunit, producing the protein MALNTSAEAPLPVGEVSRLIGGWIDRLGAVWVEGQITELSRRPGAGVVFLTLRDPSYNISVSVTCYRQVFDAVADVVTEGARVVVHAKPEWYAPRGQLSLRATEIKPVGVGELLARLEQLKKSLAGEGLFAADRKKPLPFLPQLIGLVCGRASAAERDVLENARHRWPAVRFEVRNVAVQGVHAVPQVVQAVKDLDARDDVDVIIVARGGGSVEDLLPFSDEQLVRAVAACRTPVVSAIGHEPDNPLLDHVADLRASTPTDAAKKVVPDVGEEYERVRFLRDRARRSVQSFIEREERGLAHALARPSIEDPHRMVDERADHVAALLGRGRRTLGHLLDRADSELTHTRARVVALSPAATLQRGYAVLQKGDGHVVRGPDEVAAGEELRARVAEGEFTVRVDA; encoded by the coding sequence ATGGCTCTCAACACGTCCGCGGAAGCTCCGCTGCCCGTCGGCGAGGTGTCGCGGCTCATCGGGGGATGGATCGACCGGCTCGGCGCGGTGTGGGTCGAGGGGCAGATCACCGAGTTGTCGCGGCGCCCGGGCGCGGGCGTCGTCTTTCTGACGCTGCGCGACCCGTCGTACAACATCTCCGTGAGCGTGACCTGCTACCGGCAGGTGTTCGACGCGGTGGCCGACGTGGTGACCGAGGGCGCGCGCGTGGTCGTCCACGCCAAGCCCGAGTGGTACGCGCCGCGGGGTCAGCTCTCGCTGCGGGCCACCGAGATCAAGCCGGTGGGGGTCGGGGAACTCCTCGCCCGTCTTGAGCAGTTGAAGAAGTCACTGGCCGGCGAGGGGCTGTTCGCCGCCGATCGCAAGAAGCCGCTGCCCTTCCTGCCGCAGCTCATCGGGCTGGTGTGCGGCCGGGCGTCCGCGGCCGAGCGGGACGTGCTGGAGAACGCGCGCCACCGCTGGCCGGCCGTCCGCTTCGAAGTCCGCAACGTCGCCGTGCAGGGCGTGCACGCGGTGCCGCAGGTCGTGCAGGCCGTGAAGGACCTGGACGCGCGGGACGATGTCGACGTGATCATCGTGGCGCGGGGCGGCGGCAGCGTGGAGGACCTGCTGCCGTTCTCCGACGAGCAGCTCGTACGAGCCGTGGCCGCGTGCCGTACGCCCGTGGTGTCGGCCATCGGGCACGAGCCCGACAACCCGCTGCTCGACCACGTGGCCGACCTGCGCGCGTCCACGCCGACCGACGCCGCCAAGAAGGTCGTGCCGGACGTCGGCGAGGAGTACGAACGGGTGCGGTTCCTGCGGGACCGGGCGCGGCGCAGTGTCCAGTCCTTCATCGAGCGGGAGGAGCGCGGCCTCGCGCATGCGCTGGCCCGCCCCTCGATAGAGGATCCGCACCGCATGGTCGACGAGCGGGCGGACCATGTCGCCGCCCTGCTGGGCCGCGGCCGGCGCACCCTCGGGCACCTCCTCGACCGCGCCGACTCGGAGCTGACGCACACCCGCGCGCGCGTGGTGGCCCTCTCCCCCGCGGCGACCCTCCAGCGGGGGTACGCGGTGCTGCAGAAGGGCGATGGTCACGTGGTCCGGGGGCCGGACGAGGTGGCGGCGGGCGAGGAGTTGCGGGCGCGGGTCGCCGAGGGTGAATTCACGGTACGAGTCGATGCATAG
- a CDS encoding MFS transporter: protein MPATPTAFDADRPAPDAPAVDARTPLTWLYRRDLADYPPTGRRMTYLAIVVITTVVLYYMLYIQYAVATSIITHFDMTYRYFVWVSVIGNAIGAFASLVAGLADRWGRANLVVYGLLIAALLVFFGLPNAANKTTYLVLFALVSFIEGIVLVATPALIRDFSPQLGRATAMGYWTMGPVIGSLVVTTVTSNTLDSATWQDELRYSAIAGFVVFVVAIFALRELSPALRDQTMVSLRDRALVEARAKGLDTEAVRRGEWRQMMRLDVLGSAFAIAVFLLLYYAAVGNFVVYFATTFGYSEQRTNALANWYWGANAIALVLVGLLSDRLKVRKPFMIVGAAGSVVVTAIFATRATHLTTDYYTFAWLFVGIGVFSGIAYAPWMASFTETVEKHNPAATAAGLAVWGWTVRIVVAVSAAFIPVLVTSVTPLVEHGAEVKAASVQAAPALAIVNAHPQLFAELNKYTPTTVPPALGARAVKEVGAENLGVVQKAAPQLKLLQEYGAKVQKASKDGPGEWRNWWWICVGGQVLFLPFVFVMAGRWSPKRAREDAEAHQIAVDRELAALAAAKE, encoded by the coding sequence ATGCCCGCCACTCCGACGGCGTTCGACGCCGACAGACCCGCGCCCGATGCGCCCGCCGTGGACGCCCGCACCCCGCTGACCTGGCTGTACCGCCGAGATCTGGCGGACTACCCGCCCACCGGTCGCCGTATGACGTATCTCGCGATCGTGGTCATCACCACCGTCGTCCTCTACTACATGCTGTACATCCAGTACGCGGTGGCGACGTCGATCATCACGCACTTCGACATGACGTACCGCTACTTCGTCTGGGTCTCGGTGATCGGCAACGCGATCGGGGCCTTCGCCTCGCTCGTGGCCGGTCTGGCGGATCGCTGGGGCCGGGCGAATCTGGTGGTCTACGGGTTGCTGATCGCCGCGCTGCTGGTCTTCTTCGGGCTGCCGAACGCGGCGAACAAGACCACCTATCTGGTGCTCTTCGCGCTCGTCAGCTTTATCGAGGGCATCGTGCTGGTCGCCACCCCCGCGCTGATCAGGGACTTCTCCCCGCAGCTCGGTCGTGCCACCGCGATGGGGTACTGGACGATGGGCCCGGTCATCGGCTCTCTGGTGGTCACCACCGTCACCAGCAACACCCTCGACAGCGCCACCTGGCAGGACGAGCTGCGCTATTCGGCGATCGCCGGGTTCGTCGTCTTCGTCGTCGCGATCTTCGCGCTGCGCGAGCTGTCCCCGGCGTTGCGCGACCAGACCATGGTGTCGCTGCGGGACCGGGCGCTGGTCGAGGCGCGCGCCAAGGGGCTGGACACCGAGGCGGTGCGCCGCGGCGAGTGGCGGCAGATGATGCGCCTGGACGTGCTGGGCTCGGCCTTCGCCATCGCCGTGTTCCTGCTGCTGTACTACGCGGCGGTCGGCAACTTCGTCGTCTACTTCGCGACCACCTTCGGCTACAGCGAGCAGCGCACCAACGCGTTGGCCAACTGGTACTGGGGGGCGAACGCCATCGCCCTGGTCCTGGTCGGCCTGCTCTCGGACCGGCTGAAGGTGCGCAAACCCTTCATGATCGTCGGCGCGGCCGGCTCCGTCGTGGTGACCGCGATCTTCGCTACCCGCGCCACTCACCTGACGACCGACTACTACACCTTCGCCTGGCTGTTCGTCGGCATCGGCGTCTTCAGCGGCATCGCCTACGCACCCTGGATGGCGAGCTTCACCGAGACCGTGGAGAAGCACAACCCGGCGGCGACCGCGGCGGGCCTGGCGGTGTGGGGCTGGACGGTGCGCATCGTGGTCGCCGTCTCCGCGGCCTTCATCCCGGTGCTGGTCACCTCAGTGACCCCGCTCGTGGAGCACGGCGCCGAGGTCAAGGCCGCCTCGGTGCAGGCGGCGCCGGCGCTGGCCATCGTCAACGCGCACCCTCAGCTCTTCGCCGAGCTGAACAAGTACACCCCGACCACGGTGCCGCCCGCGCTGGGCGCCCGCGCCGTCAAGGAGGTCGGCGCGGAGAACCTGGGCGTCGTGCAGAAGGCGGCGCCGCAGCTGAAGCTGCTGCAGGAGTACGGCGCCAAGGTCCAGAAGGCGTCGAAGGACGGACCCGGCGAGTGGCGCAACTGGTGGTGGATCTGCGTCGGCGGCCAGGTGCTCTTCCTGCCCTTCGTCTTCGTGATGGCGGGTCGCTGGAGCCCGAAGAGGGCGCGTGAGGACGCCGAGGCGCACCAGATCGCGGTCGACCGCGAACTGGCCGCCCTCGCCGCCGCCAAGGAGTGA
- the glpX gene encoding class II fructose-bisphosphatase codes for MTENHQLPSELEVPSEAPDRNLALELVRVTEAAAMAAGRWVGRGDKNGADGAAVRAMRTLVSTVSMNGVVVIGEGEKDEAPMLFNGERVGDGTGPECDIAVDPIDGTTLTAKGMSNAIAVLAAADRGTMFDPSAVFYMDKLVTGPEAADFVDINAPVSVNIRRVAKAKRSTPEDVTVVILDRPRHDGIIKEIRETGARIKLISDGDVAGSILALREGTGIDLLLGIGGTPEGIISACAVKCLGGTIQGKLWPKDDEERQRAIDAGHDLDRVLTTNDLVSGENVFFVATGITDGELLRGVRYRAETATTESIVMRSKSGTVRQIRSEHRLSKLRAYSAIDFDRAK; via the coding sequence ATGACCGAGAATCATCAGCTGCCGTCCGAACTCGAAGTCCCGTCGGAAGCCCCCGACCGAAATCTGGCCCTGGAGCTGGTCCGCGTCACCGAGGCCGCCGCGATGGCGGCGGGCCGCTGGGTCGGCCGCGGCGACAAGAACGGCGCCGACGGCGCCGCCGTCCGGGCCATGCGAACCCTCGTCTCCACCGTCTCGATGAACGGCGTCGTCGTCATCGGTGAGGGGGAGAAGGACGAGGCCCCGATGCTCTTCAACGGGGAGCGCGTGGGCGACGGGACCGGTCCCGAGTGCGACATCGCCGTCGACCCGATCGACGGGACCACGCTCACCGCCAAGGGCATGAGCAACGCGATCGCCGTGCTCGCCGCGGCCGACCGCGGCACCATGTTCGACCCGTCCGCGGTCTTCTACATGGACAAGCTGGTCACCGGCCCCGAGGCCGCCGACTTCGTCGACATCAACGCGCCCGTCTCCGTGAACATCCGGCGGGTCGCCAAGGCCAAGCGCTCCACGCCCGAGGACGTCACGGTCGTCATCCTCGACCGGCCGCGTCACGACGGGATCATCAAGGAGATCCGGGAGACCGGCGCGCGCATCAAGCTGATCTCCGACGGCGATGTCGCCGGCTCGATCCTGGCCCTGCGCGAGGGCACCGGCATCGACCTGCTGCTCGGCATCGGCGGCACGCCCGAGGGCATCATCTCGGCCTGTGCGGTCAAGTGCCTCGGCGGCACCATCCAGGGCAAGCTGTGGCCCAAGGACGACGAGGAGCGGCAGCGGGCCATCGACGCCGGTCACGATCTGGACCGCGTGCTGACCACGAACGACCTGGTCTCCGGCGAGAACGTGTTCTTCGTCGCCACGGGGATCACCGATGGTGAGCTGTTGCGTGGGGTGCGGTATCGGGCGGAGACCGCCACGACTGAGTCCATCGTGATGCGGTCGAAGTCCGGGACGGTGCGGCAGATCAGGTCTGAGCACCGGTTGAGCAAGCTGCGGGCCTATAGCGCGATTGACTTTGACCGGGCCAAGTAG
- a CDS encoding 4-hydroxy-3-methylbut-2-enyl diphosphate reductase, producing the protein MGCMTASPGRRVLLAAPRGYCAGVDRAVIAVEKALEQYGAPIYVRHEIVHNKYVVQTLEKKGAIFVERTAEVPEGSIVMFSAHGVAPVVHDEAATGKLATIDATCPLVTKVHKEAVRFANEDFDILLIGHEGHEEVIGTSGEAPDHITLVDGPGDVAKVEVRDPSRVVWLSQTTLSVDETMETVDALKEKFPQLISPPSDDICYATQNRQLAVKQMGEEADLVIVVGSKNSSNSVRLVEVAKLAGARDAFLVDFADEIEEAWLDGVTTVGVTSGASVPEILVEQVLEWLSQRGFEDVEIVKAAEESITFSLPKELRRDLRAEAAALVAERTGEK; encoded by the coding sequence ATGGGGTGCATGACTGCTTCGCCTGGCCGCCGTGTCCTGCTCGCCGCCCCCCGGGGCTACTGCGCGGGCGTGGACCGTGCCGTGATCGCCGTCGAGAAGGCCCTTGAGCAGTACGGGGCCCCGATCTATGTCCGGCACGAGATCGTTCACAACAAGTACGTCGTGCAGACCCTGGAGAAGAAGGGCGCGATCTTCGTCGAGCGCACGGCGGAGGTCCCCGAGGGGTCCATCGTCATGTTCTCGGCGCACGGAGTCGCCCCGGTCGTCCACGACGAGGCCGCCACGGGCAAGCTCGCCACCATCGACGCGACCTGCCCGCTGGTCACCAAGGTGCACAAGGAAGCGGTCCGGTTCGCGAACGAGGACTTCGACATCCTCCTGATCGGGCACGAGGGCCACGAGGAGGTCATCGGCACCTCCGGCGAGGCGCCCGACCACATCACCCTCGTGGACGGCCCCGGGGACGTCGCCAAGGTCGAGGTCCGCGACCCCTCCAGGGTCGTCTGGCTCTCCCAGACCACGCTGTCGGTCGACGAGACCATGGAGACGGTCGACGCGCTGAAGGAGAAGTTCCCGCAGCTCATCTCCCCGCCGAGCGACGACATCTGCTACGCCACGCAGAACCGTCAGCTGGCCGTGAAGCAGATGGGCGAGGAAGCGGACCTCGTCATCGTGGTCGGCTCGAAGAACTCCTCCAACTCCGTGCGTCTCGTCGAGGTCGCCAAGCTCGCGGGCGCGCGCGACGCGTTCCTCGTGGACTTCGCCGACGAGATCGAGGAGGCGTGGCTGGACGGCGTGACGACGGTCGGCGTCACCTCGGGCGCGTCCGTCCCGGAGATCCTGGTCGAGCAGGTCCTGGAGTGGCTGTCGCAGCGCGGTTTCGAGGACGTCGAGATCGTCAAGGCGGCCGAGGAGTCCATCACCTTCTCGCTGCCGAAGGAACTGCGCCGCGATCTGCGCGCGGAGGCGGCGGCACTGGTCGCGGAGCGCACCGGCGAGAAGTGA
- the ppgK gene encoding polyphosphate--glucose phosphotransferase: MQIFGVDIGGSGIKGAPVDLDRGDLAEERYKVLTPQPATPDAVADGVKEVVGHFGWTGPVGITFPGVVTGGATIRTAANVDKAWIDTDARALLGERLGGLPVTVLNDADAAGVAEMQFGAGRDRQGTVILLTFGTGIGSALFHDGVLVPNTELGHLELSGHEAEKRASTKAKEDHELTWERWAHRVQKYLAHVEMLFSPELFIIGGGVSRKSDRFLHLIEDIKAEIVPAQLQNNAGIVGAAMRAAKSAT; encoded by the coding sequence ATGCAGATCTTCGGTGTGGACATCGGCGGTTCAGGGATCAAGGGCGCTCCCGTGGACCTGGACCGCGGCGACTTGGCAGAGGAGCGCTACAAAGTGCTCACCCCGCAGCCGGCGACCCCCGACGCGGTGGCCGACGGCGTGAAGGAGGTCGTCGGTCACTTCGGCTGGACGGGCCCGGTCGGGATCACCTTCCCCGGAGTGGTCACCGGCGGCGCCACCATCCGTACGGCTGCCAATGTCGACAAGGCCTGGATCGACACCGACGCGCGCGCCCTGCTCGGCGAGCGGCTGGGCGGCCTCCCGGTGACCGTGCTGAACGACGCGGACGCGGCGGGCGTCGCCGAGATGCAGTTCGGTGCCGGACGCGACCGTCAGGGCACGGTCATCCTCCTCACCTTCGGCACGGGCATCGGCAGCGCCCTCTTCCACGACGGCGTCCTCGTCCCGAACACGGAACTGGGTCATCTGGAGCTGTCCGGCCACGAGGCCGAGAAGCGCGCCTCCACCAAGGCCAAGGAAGACCACGAGCTCACCTGGGAGCGCTGGGCGCACCGCGTGCAGAAGTACCTCGCCCACGTCGAGATGCTCTTCTCCCCGGAGCTCTTCATCATCGGCGGCGGTGTCAGCCGCAAGTCCGACCGATTCCTGCACCTCATCGAGGACATCAAGGCGGAGATCGTCCCGGCGCAGCTGCAGAACAACGCGGGGATCGTGGGAGCGGCGATGAGAGCGGCGAAGTCGGCGACGTAG
- a CDS encoding malonic semialdehyde reductase produces MSLVLDPTAQDLLFREARTANTFTDEPVTDDQVQAIYDLVKYGPTAFNQSPLRITLVRSAEARERLVKHMAEGNQPKTATAPLVAILSADNEFHEELPTLFPHFPAAKDLFFSERPAREGAASLNAALQAAYFIIGVRAAGLAAGPMTGLDFAGVQKEFLDGDHTPLMVVNIGKPGEDAWFPRSPRLAFDEVVTTV; encoded by the coding sequence ATGTCTCTCGTCCTTGACCCCACCGCCCAGGACCTGCTGTTCCGCGAGGCCCGCACCGCGAACACGTTCACCGACGAGCCGGTGACCGACGACCAGGTGCAGGCGATCTACGACCTGGTCAAGTACGGCCCGACCGCCTTCAACCAGTCGCCGCTGCGTATCACCCTGGTCCGCTCCGCCGAGGCCCGCGAGCGCCTGGTGAAGCACATGGCCGAGGGCAACCAGCCGAAGACCGCCACCGCCCCGCTGGTCGCGATCCTCTCCGCGGACAACGAGTTCCACGAGGAGCTCCCGACCCTCTTCCCGCACTTCCCGGCCGCCAAGGACCTCTTCTTCTCCGAGCGTCCGGCCCGTGAGGGTGCCGCCTCCCTGAACGCCGCCCTCCAGGCCGCCTACTTCATCATCGGCGTCCGCGCCGCCGGCCTCGCCGCCGGCCCGATGACCGGTCTCGACTTCGCTGGCGTCCAGAAGGAGTTCCTGGACGGCGACCACACCCCGCTGATGGTCGTCAACATCGGCAAGCCGGGCGAGGACGCCTGGTTCCCGCGCTCCCCGCGCCTGGCGTTCGACGAGGTCGTCACCACCGTCTGA
- a CDS encoding DUF4245 domain-containing protein: protein MAGTKGKQSVRDMILSLALIGLMAGIIYIFIPHDDSEPPLKRVDYRVELLTARRAASYPVAAPEGLPGTWKATSVRYDGSEFDTWHLGFHAPDGQYVAIEQSTQKPAVFIDTASQGAEATKVTQRIGDRTWQRYTGGRYDALVLKSKGSTTVVTGTASFGQLAKMAEALKTS, encoded by the coding sequence GTGGCAGGTACGAAAGGCAAGCAGTCGGTCCGGGACATGATCCTCTCTCTGGCCCTCATCGGGCTCATGGCGGGCATCATCTACATCTTCATCCCGCACGACGACTCGGAGCCTCCTCTCAAGCGCGTCGACTACCGGGTCGAGCTGCTCACGGCGCGCCGCGCGGCGAGTTATCCCGTGGCGGCGCCCGAGGGCCTGCCCGGGACCTGGAAGGCGACGTCGGTGCGGTACGACGGCTCGGAGTTCGACACCTGGCACCTGGGCTTCCATGCCCCGGACGGCCAGTATGTGGCGATCGAGCAGTCCACGCAGAAGCCGGCCGTGTTCATCGACACGGCCAGCCAGGGCGCCGAGGCGACGAAGGTCACCCAGCGCATCGGCGACCGGACGTGGCAGCGGTACACGGGGGGCCGCTACGACGCCCTCGTGCTCAAGAGCAAGGGCTCCACGACGGTGGTGACCGGAACGGCGTCGTTCGGTCAGCTGGCGAAGATGGCCGAGGCCCTGAAGACGTCCTGA
- a CDS encoding DUF6542 domain-containing protein — protein MEQHRTRPSQYRPRRGMPVPAQAGRGSDGDVRRGAPAARRPAPPLVQAVRRMPNPRLTGLGSGLFCSASMFALGCLDQLLFGASPTVYGVLFLPVCALTAVWVRRGDLVTAPVVVPIAFAFGLLPVADDSGGGVGGRAMGLVTALALQAGWLYGGTLVAGLIVTVRKVRLMSRRAAQRRAQAAASRRDLPPGRPSRSAG, from the coding sequence GTGGAGCAACACAGGACGCGTCCCTCTCAGTACCGACCGCGACGCGGCATGCCCGTTCCTGCACAAGCCGGGCGGGGCTCGGACGGCGATGTGCGGCGGGGCGCCCCTGCGGCTCGGCGGCCCGCGCCGCCGCTGGTCCAGGCGGTGCGGAGGATGCCGAATCCCCGGCTCACCGGGCTGGGGAGCGGGCTGTTCTGCAGTGCGTCGATGTTCGCGCTCGGCTGCCTCGACCAGTTGCTGTTCGGGGCGTCGCCGACGGTGTACGGGGTGCTGTTCCTGCCGGTGTGCGCGCTGACCGCGGTGTGGGTGCGGCGGGGGGACCTGGTGACCGCACCCGTCGTCGTACCGATCGCCTTCGCCTTCGGGCTGCTGCCGGTCGCCGACGACAGTGGGGGCGGGGTCGGCGGCCGCGCGATGGGGCTGGTCACCGCGCTCGCCCTGCAGGCGGGGTGGTTGTACGGGGGGACGCTGGTCGCGGGTCTCATCGTGACCGTCCGCAAGGTACGGCTGATGAGCCGCCGGGCCGCCCAGCGACGCGCCCAGGCCGCCGCCTCGCGGCGGGATCTCCCGCCCGGCCGTCCGTCCCGGTCGGCCGGATAG
- a CDS encoding exodeoxyribonuclease VII small subunit has product MTSKVDESLGYEQARDELIEVVRRLEAGGTSLEESLALWERGEELAKVCRRWLEGARKRLDAALAEEEEETGGGSAGSE; this is encoded by the coding sequence ATGACCAGCAAGGTGGACGAGTCGCTCGGGTACGAGCAGGCGCGGGACGAGCTCATCGAGGTCGTACGCCGTCTGGAGGCGGGCGGTACGAGCCTGGAGGAGTCCCTCGCGCTCTGGGAGCGGGGCGAGGAGCTGGCGAAGGTCTGCCGGCGGTGGCTGGAGGGCGCGCGCAAGCGACTGGACGCGGCGCTCGCGGAAGAGGAAGAGGAGACCGGGGGCGGCTCGGCCGGCTCCGAGTAG